A DNA window from Coffea arabica cultivar ET-39 chromosome 6c, Coffea Arabica ET-39 HiFi, whole genome shotgun sequence contains the following coding sequences:
- the LOC113692192 gene encoding casparian strip membrane protein 1 — protein sequence MEKSESAKIDIAETGRERKGKAPLLGGRSGPAERAKAGGYKRGIAIFDLILRVSAAAAALGATVSMGTAEQTLPFFTQFFQFQASYDDLPTFSFFVIGMAIVCAYLALSIPFSIVCIARPHAVAPRLLLIIFDTLALTLAASASAAAAAMVYLAHQGNSNANWLAICQQFTDFCQKTSGSVIAGFTTVALLIFLVVLSAMALRKHY from the exons ATGGAGAAATCTGAGTCAGCCAAGATTGACATCGCTGAGACCGGcagggaaaggaaaggaaaggcgCCACTTCTGGGAGGAAGATCAGGTCCGGCGGAGCGTGCAAAGGCAGGAGGATACAAGAGGGGGATTGCAATATTCGACCTCATCCTCAGAGTAAGTGCTGCCGCGGCCGCTTTAGGCGCTACCGTTTCCATGGGAACCGCCGAACAAACTCTTCCTTTCTTCACTCAATTCTTCCAGTTCCAAGCCAGTTATGATGATCTCCCAACTTTCTC ATTCTTTGTGATCGGAATGGCCATAGTTTGTGCCTACCTTGCCCTATCCATACCCTTCTCCATAGTGTGCATTGCTCGTCCGCATGCAGTAGCACCCAGGCTCCTCTTAATCATCTTCGATACG CTGGCATTAACTCTGGCTGCATCTGCTTCGGCTGCAGCGGCAGCTATGGTCTACTTGGCTCACCAAGGAAATTCAAATGCAAACTGGCTTGCAATATGCCAGCAGTTCACTGATTTCTGCCAAAAGACTAGTGGATCTGTAATTGCAGGATTCACCACGGTCGCCCTCCTAATATTCCTGGTGGTGCTCTCTGCTATGGCTCTTCGGAAACATTACTAA
- the LOC113691307 gene encoding mRNA-decapping enzyme-like protein isoform X1 — translation MSSSLSTSTTSSLTGKLTPNLDQHCTKKLNLTVLQRIDPFIEEILMIAAHVTLYEFNLDLNQWSRKDVEGSLFVVKRNTQPRFQFIVMNRLSTENLVEDLLSDFEFEIQVPYLLYRNAAQEVNGIWFYNTVECEEVANLFTRILNAYSKVPPKPQATPTKSEFEELEAVPTSAVIEGPLEPSVNPTISSVQPEDSSFENFFSTAMNMQNSFSKGLQSGQLYHTSAPTAPLSHVSNVTPSYAPTVQAQPFSGTSSSVPMMTTHDGSDHISSNRVANLVKPSSFLVTSSSSSLLIPPVSSISSPALHPLLNLQRPHGTPMLQPFPPPTPPPSLTANPTTVTEYGPVTREKVRDALLMLVQDNQFIDMFYQALLKAHQS, via the exons atgtcGTCGTCGTTGTCCACTTCAACGACCTCCTCGCTCACCGGAAAACTGACTCCTAATTTGGACCAGCACTGCACTAAGAAGCTCAATCTCACGGTCCTCCAAAGAATTGACCCCTTCATTGAAGAGATCTTGATGATCGCTGCTCACGTCACTCTCTACGAATTCAACCTCGACCTCAATCAGTGG AGTCGAAAGGATGTTGAAGGGTCTCTCTTTGTTGTTAAAAG GAACACACAGCCACGGTTTCAGTTCATTGTCATGAACCGGCTGAGTACAG AAAATCTTGTGGAGGATCTGCTGAGCGATTTTGAGTTTGAAATTCAAGTTCCATACTTGTTATACCGTAATGCTGCCCAAGAAGTGAACGGTATTTGGTTCTACAATACTGTGGAATGTGAAGAGGTTGCCAATCTCTTCACTAG GATTCTAAATGCATACTCAAAAGTTCCTCCAAAGCCACAAGCAACTCCGACCAAAAG TGAGTTTGAAGAACTTGAAGCAGTGCCAACAAGTGCAGTGATTGAGGGACCACTGGAACCATCAGTTAATCCCACCATTTCATCAGTTCAGCCTGAGGATTCTTCTTTTGAAAACTTCTTCAGT ACGGCTATGAATATGCAAAATAGCTTCTCAAAGGGCTTACAATCCGGACAACTTTATCATACTAGTGCACCAACTGCTCCTTTATCCCATGTCTCAAATGTCACCCCCTCTTATGCTCCAACTGTCCAAGCCCAACCATTTTCTGGAACCTCTTCGTCAGTTCCAATGATGACCACGCATGATGGATCTGACCATATCAGCAGTAATAGAGTTGCTAATCTAGTCAagccttcttcttttcttgtaacCTCTTCATCGTCTTCATTGTTGATCCCACCTGTCTCGTCTATTTCATCTCCTGCTCTTCATCCTCTATTGAACCTGCAGCGTCCGCATGGTACCCCAATGCTTCAGCCATTCCCTCCTCCAACACCACCTCCATCTCTTACTGCAAATCCCACAACTGTGACAGAATATGGACCTGTGACAAGGGAAAAAGTTAGAGATGCACTTCTAATGCTTGTTCAG GATAACCAATTTATTGACATGTTTTACCAAGCATTGCTGAAAGCGCATCAGTCATGA
- the LOC113691307 gene encoding mRNA-decapping enzyme-like protein isoform X2: MSSSLSTSTTSSLTGKLTPNLDQHCTKKLNLTVLQRIDPFIEEILMIAAHVTLYEFNLDLNQWSRKDVEGSLFVVKRNTQPRFQFIVMNRLSTENLVEDLLSDFEFEIQVPYLLYRNAAQEVNGIWFYNTVECEEVANLFTRILNAYSKVPPKPQATPTKSEFEELEAVPTSAVIEGPLEPSVNPTISSVQPEDSSFENFFSTAMNMQNSFSKGLQSGQLYHTSAPTAPLSHVSNVTPSYAPTVQAQPFSGTSSSVPMMTTHDGSDHISSNRVANLVKPSSFLVTSSSSSLLIPPVSSISSPALHPLLNLQRPHGTPMLQPFPPPTPPPSLTANPTTVTEYGPVTREKVRDALLMLVQGS, translated from the exons atgtcGTCGTCGTTGTCCACTTCAACGACCTCCTCGCTCACCGGAAAACTGACTCCTAATTTGGACCAGCACTGCACTAAGAAGCTCAATCTCACGGTCCTCCAAAGAATTGACCCCTTCATTGAAGAGATCTTGATGATCGCTGCTCACGTCACTCTCTACGAATTCAACCTCGACCTCAATCAGTGG AGTCGAAAGGATGTTGAAGGGTCTCTCTTTGTTGTTAAAAG GAACACACAGCCACGGTTTCAGTTCATTGTCATGAACCGGCTGAGTACAG AAAATCTTGTGGAGGATCTGCTGAGCGATTTTGAGTTTGAAATTCAAGTTCCATACTTGTTATACCGTAATGCTGCCCAAGAAGTGAACGGTATTTGGTTCTACAATACTGTGGAATGTGAAGAGGTTGCCAATCTCTTCACTAG GATTCTAAATGCATACTCAAAAGTTCCTCCAAAGCCACAAGCAACTCCGACCAAAAG TGAGTTTGAAGAACTTGAAGCAGTGCCAACAAGTGCAGTGATTGAGGGACCACTGGAACCATCAGTTAATCCCACCATTTCATCAGTTCAGCCTGAGGATTCTTCTTTTGAAAACTTCTTCAGT ACGGCTATGAATATGCAAAATAGCTTCTCAAAGGGCTTACAATCCGGACAACTTTATCATACTAGTGCACCAACTGCTCCTTTATCCCATGTCTCAAATGTCACCCCCTCTTATGCTCCAACTGTCCAAGCCCAACCATTTTCTGGAACCTCTTCGTCAGTTCCAATGATGACCACGCATGATGGATCTGACCATATCAGCAGTAATAGAGTTGCTAATCTAGTCAagccttcttcttttcttgtaacCTCTTCATCGTCTTCATTGTTGATCCCACCTGTCTCGTCTATTTCATCTCCTGCTCTTCATCCTCTATTGAACCTGCAGCGTCCGCATGGTACCCCAATGCTTCAGCCATTCCCTCCTCCAACACCACCTCCATCTCTTACTGCAAATCCCACAACTGTGACAGAATATGGACCTGTGACAAGGGAAAAAGTTAGAGATGCACTTCTAATGCTTGTTCAG GGGTCCTAG
- the LOC140008348 gene encoding small RNA-binding protein 11, chloroplastic-like isoform X2 produces MAALRKLSNNLVGHLLQPNCRNSTFLSSSWPSPSPALFISRRGIASKLFIGGLSYYTTEKGLSEAFSQYGQVVGAKIPMDKVSGRSKGFGFITYASEDEAENAIKELNGKVRH; encoded by the exons ATGGCGGCCCTCAGAAAACTCTCAAACAACTTAGTCGGTCATCTCTTACAACCCAACTGTCGAAATTCCACTTTTCTATCATCATCATGGCCCTCTCCTTCTCCTGCCCTTTTCATCTCGCGCAGAGGCATAGCTTCCAAGCTCTTCATTGGAG GACTTTCATATTACACAACAGAAAAGGGATTGTCAGAGGCGTTTTCTCAGTATGGCCAAGTTGTAGGAG CTAAAATTCCCATGGATAAAGTCTCCGGAAGATCGAAGGGTTTTGGATTTATTACTTACGCTTCAGAAGACGAAGCAGAGAATGCCATCAAAGAACTGAACGGAAAGGTAAG GCACTGA
- the LOC140008348 gene encoding small RNA-binding protein 11, chloroplastic-like isoform X1, which yields MAALRKLSNNLVGHLLQPNCRNSTFLSSSWPSPSPALFISRRGIASKLFIGGLSYYTTEKGLSEAFSQYGQVVGAKIPMDKVSGRSKGFGFITYASEDEAENAIKELNGKALNGRVIFVAYAKPRTGFGGGTPIARGPPEPATGQ from the exons ATGGCGGCCCTCAGAAAACTCTCAAACAACTTAGTCGGTCATCTCTTACAACCCAACTGTCGAAATTCCACTTTTCTATCATCATCATGGCCCTCTCCTTCTCCTGCCCTTTTCATCTCGCGCAGAGGCATAGCTTCCAAGCTCTTCATTGGAG GACTTTCATATTACACAACAGAAAAGGGATTGTCAGAGGCGTTTTCTCAGTATGGCCAAGTTGTAGGAG CTAAAATTCCCATGGATAAAGTCTCCGGAAGATCGAAGGGTTTTGGATTTATTACTTACGCTTCAGAAGACGAAGCAGAGAATGCCATCAAAGAACTGAACGGAAAG GCACTGAATGGGCGTGTAATCTTTGTGGCTTATGCAAAACCTAGAACCGGATTCGGTGGGGGAACGCCAATAGCTCGAGGGCCCCCTGAACCAGCCACAGGCCAATGA